The proteins below come from a single Bacteroidales bacterium genomic window:
- a CDS encoding glutamate synthase-related protein: MTKRVKLCNFSELRERVPVHYLIDKLDLVVVRYGNAVSVLNGRCLHRGALMADGYIEGDKLICGVHGWDYRYDTGVSEYNHEEVLHKFTAQVENDIVFIDRLEIEDYLREHPQAFQRDEYLGAYADTHPENTEPYTSYINELSKNGLSNYGHHGPSAAMGVNRNLLPKWDEILFLPAQLATKPLLDADEVDTKVIIGPAARRPLELEIPVFVSDMSFGALSREAKISLSRGAEMAGTGICSGEGGMLPEEQENNSRYFYEFASGKFGFDWDKVKMAQAFHFKGGQGAKTGTGGHLPGEKVSDEIARVRGLKPGEAAISPATFIDLVTPADFKKMADQVREITGGIPVGFKIAASHIEADIDFAVEASADYIILDGRGGGTGAAPTILRDNINVPTIPALARARRHLDKIGASHLTLIITGGLRIADDFVKALMMGADAIAVSNSALQAIGCLGMRACNTNNCPVGVATQKESLRSRILIETSAKQLFNFLRATNELMKVVARACGHSSFREFSYNDLTTVNHDIHQLTGINYAGLP; encoded by the coding sequence ATGACTAAAAGAGTAAAACTTTGTAATTTTTCCGAACTAAGGGAAAGAGTACCCGTGCACTATCTGATCGATAAGCTGGATCTTGTTGTAGTCCGGTATGGTAATGCGGTTTCTGTACTCAACGGCCGCTGCCTGCACCGGGGAGCATTGATGGCCGACGGCTACATCGAAGGGGATAAGCTCATTTGTGGTGTTCACGGCTGGGATTACCGTTACGATACCGGGGTTAGTGAATATAACCATGAGGAGGTATTGCACAAATTCACCGCACAGGTTGAAAATGATATCGTATTTATCGACCGGCTGGAGATCGAGGACTATCTCAGGGAACACCCGCAGGCTTTTCAACGCGATGAGTATTTGGGTGCTTATGCCGATACCCATCCTGAGAATACGGAGCCCTATACTTCCTATATCAATGAGCTTTCGAAAAACGGCTTAAGCAATTACGGTCATCACGGCCCGAGTGCGGCGATGGGCGTAAACAGGAACCTCCTGCCAAAATGGGACGAGATACTGTTCCTGCCAGCTCAGCTGGCAACAAAACCCTTGCTGGATGCAGATGAGGTGGATACCAAGGTGATTATTGGTCCTGCGGCCCGGCGGCCCCTGGAGCTTGAGATACCGGTTTTTGTCTCTGATATGAGTTTCGGAGCGTTGTCGCGAGAGGCCAAGATATCATTGTCCAGGGGGGCTGAGATGGCGGGGACAGGCATCTGCAGCGGAGAGGGGGGTATGCTTCCTGAGGAACAGGAAAACAACTCCCGTTACTTCTATGAGTTTGCATCCGGGAAATTCGGCTTTGACTGGGATAAGGTGAAAATGGCACAAGCTTTTCATTTCAAAGGTGGACAGGGAGCGAAGACAGGAACCGGGGGGCATCTTCCGGGAGAAAAAGTGAGCGATGAAATTGCCCGTGTGCGTGGCCTTAAACCGGGCGAAGCGGCAATTTCGCCCGCAACATTCATCGATCTGGTCACCCCCGCTGATTTTAAGAAAATGGCCGATCAGGTCAGGGAAATTACTGGTGGGATTCCTGTGGGATTCAAAATCGCGGCCAGTCACATAGAAGCCGATATCGATTTTGCCGTGGAGGCGAGTGCCGATTATATCATCCTTGACGGTAGGGGAGGAGGGACCGGTGCGGCACCTACGATTCTGCGGGACAACATCAATGTACCCACCATTCCTGCTCTTGCACGTGCGAGAAGACACCTGGACAAGATCGGGGCCAGTCACCTTACCCTTATAATAACCGGAGGATTGAGGATTGCAGACGATTTTGTGAAGGCCCTGATGATGGGTGCTGATGCAATTGCCGTTTCGAATTCTGCCCTGCAGGCCATCGGATGCCTGGGAATGAGGGCCTGTAATACCAACAATTGTCCCGTGGGCGTGGCCACACAAAAGGAGAGTCTACGAAGCAGGATCCTTATAGAAACTTCCGCAAAACAATTGTTTAATTTTCTCAGAGCCACTAACGAACTGATGAAAGTGGTTGCGAGGGCCTGCGGGCATTCATCCTTCAGAGAGTTCAGTTATAATGATCTGACCACAGTGAATCATGATATACATCAATTAACAGGAATCAATTATGCAGGTCTACCTTAA